The following is a genomic window from Adhaeribacter radiodurans.
AAGATAGACTGTGAAGCTCTACGTCCTATACCATAGATATAAGTTAAAGCAATTTCACCTCTTTTTTTATCTGGAATATCTACTCCTGCTATTCTAGCCATATATGAAATTATAATTACCCTTGTCTTTGTTTATAACGTGGATTCTTTTTGTTAATCACGTAAAGCTTGCCTTTACGCCGAATCACTTTACAATCTTCGCTTCTTTTCTTAACAGATGCTTTAACTTTCATTTTTATTTATATCTATAAACTATTCTACCTTTAGATAAATCATATGGCGACATTTCAATTTTCACTTTATCACCAGGTAAAATTTTAATATAATGCATACGCATTTTTCCTGAGATGTGTGAAATAACTTGGTGTCCATTTTCCAATTCTACTCGAAACATTGCATTGGACAATGCTTCCACAATTGTCCCATCTTGTTCGATGGAAGACTGTTTTGCCATAAATTATATTTCTTCCTTATCTATATATTTAAAAGTGGTTAATATTTCAGCCTGTTCTTTTCGCACTACAATTGTATGTTCAAAATGAGCAGATGGAAAATTATCTTTCGTTCTAATTGTCCAACCATCATTTTCTTGAACTATGCTTTTAGTACCAAGATTAACCATTGGCTCTATAGCAATAACCAAACCTTCTTGCAGCTTTATACCAGAACCTCGTTTACCATAATTAGGAACTTCTGGCGCTTCATGCAAGCTTTTACCTATACCATGTCCTACTAATTCACGAACCACTGAAAATTTTTGGTTCTCAATATGAGACTGGATGGCTGAACAAACATCTCCTAACCGGTTACCAGCGGTTGCTTTCTCAATTCCTAAATAAAGTGACTCCTTGGTTGTAGCTAGAAGCTTTTTTATTCCAGCAGAAACTTCTCCAACTGGATGCGTATATGCTGAATCTGTATGATAACCTTTAAAAAAAACACCACAGTCAACAGAAACAATATCTCCGCTTTTTAGTTCATATTTGCTAGGTATACCATGTACAACAACCGAATTTACTGAAATACAAAGACTAGCTTCAAAACCGTTATACCCTTTAAAAGATGGTTTCCCATGATTATCTAGAATAAACTCCTCTGCTCTTTTGTCTAACTCTTTGGTTGAAATACCTTCCCGAATTAGTTTTGCTACTTCACCGTGAGCTTTCCCTAATATCTCCGCACCTTCCCTAAGTACTTGTATTTCTTCCTCTGTTTTATAGTAAATCATTTTAGGAAGCCATAGCAATATTCTGAGGCGATCTACCTTTTAACTTGCCTGATTTCATCATTCCATCATAATGACGCATTAAAAGATAGCTTTCAATTTGATTTAATGTATCTAATACTACACCCACCATAATGATTAAAGAAGTACCTCCAAAAAAAGCTGAAAAATCTCTGGTAACTCCAAAAAGCAAAGCTATAGCTGGAAAAATAGCTATAATAGCTAAAAACAATGCACCAGGTAAAGTAACTTTATCAAGTACATCACCAATATATTCAGAGGTAGCTAGGCCAGGTTTCACACCTGGAATAAATCCACCGCTTCTTTTTAAATCATTAGAAATCTGATCAGGATTAACACTAATAGCTGTATAAAAATAGGTAAATACAAGAATCAAAAATCCAAACAGGGCATTATACTGCCAACTAGTATAATCAGAAAATGTAGTACCAATATAGGATGCTGTTTCACTTGTGTCACGCCATATAGATGCTATTAAAGCTGGTATAAACATTAATGACTGTGCAAATATTATTGGCATAACACCAGCAGCATTAACTTTCAAAGGTATAAATTGACGCTGGCCGCTATACTGAGTAGTACCACCAATTTGTTTTGCATATTGAACTGGAATCCTGCGAACAGCTTGAGTAAGCATTACTACAGCCATTACTACTAAATAAAGAACGAATAACTCTAAAATAATAATTAAAGCACCGTTTAATCTTTTAGAAAGTACTTCTTGTAGAAGAGCACTTGGTAATCTAGAAACTATACCAATCATAATGAGCATGGAAATACCATTGCCAATACCTTTATCTGTAATTTTCTCCCCTAACCACATACAAAACATGGTTCCAGCAGTCAGAATGATAACAGATGAAATGGTAAAGGTAATATTACTTACAGCAATAGCCTCAGCGTTAATAGTTGCAATAAATCCAATGGATTGTGCACCGGTTATAGCTATTGTTAAAACTCGCGTATATTGGTTAATCTTTTTTCTGCCTGACTCACCCTCTTTCTGGAGTTTTTGGAAATAAGGAACAGCTATTGTTAGTAATTGTAAAACAATAGAAGCCGAAATGTAGGGCATAATACCTAGTGCAAAAATAGATGCATTACTAAATGCCCCTCCAAGTAAAGTATCTAGAAGTCCAAATATTCCTTCCGAATTTGACTGCAGTTTTGATGAATCAATGCCAGGTAAAACAACATAGGAACCTAATCTAAAAATAGCAATAAAACCTAAGGTATTCAGAATACGAGTCCTTAGGTCTTCAATTGCAAATATGTTCTTTATAGTTGTAATAAACTTTTTCATAAAAAAGGTATTAAATAACTACAACTGTTTTACCTCCAGCCTTTTCTATGGCTTCAATAGCAGATTGTGAAAATGCATGGGCTTGAACTTCAATCGATGCATCAAATGTTCCCCGACCTAAAACTTTAACTTTAGCATTTTTAGAAACTAAACCATGTGTTTTTAAAAAGATAAAATCAACAACTTTCACTTCGTTATTAGCAATTAAAGAACTAATTACATCTATATTTACCGGAGTGAACTCCACTCTATTAAAGTTTTTGAACCCAAATTTAGGAACACGTCTTTGAAGTGGCATTTGCCCGCCTTCAAAACCTACTTTACTCGAATAACCTGATCTAGATTTTGCTCCTTTATGACCACGAGTGGAAGTACCACCACGGCCAGAACCAGTTCCCCGTCCTATTCTTTTTCTATCTTTTATAGACCCAGCTGCTGGCTGTAACGAACTTAAATTCATATTATAATTCTTTTACTTCTACTAAATGATGAACTTTACGAATCATACCAGCAATCTGAGGAGTATTTTCAACTAAAACAGACTTGCTAATTTTGCCCAAACCTAAAGCTTTTATTGTTTGCTTTTGCTTCTCGGGGCTATCTATGATACTTCTGATTTGAGTTACTTTTATTTGTGCCATAATCTTAACCATTAAAAACTTTAGAAAGATTAACACCTCTTTGTTGAGCTACTGCTAAAGGATCGCGCATTTTAGATAAAGCATCAAATGTTGCTTTAACCACATTGTGAGGATTAGAAGATCCTTTAGATTTTGCTAATACATCTCTAATACCAGCACTTTCAAAAACAGCACGCATAGCACCTCCAGCAATTACTCCTGTACCAGCCGCCGCAGGTTTAACTAAAACAAAACCTCCAGAATACTTTCCTTCAATTGAATGAGGAACTGTATGATGATAAACCGGAACTTTTACCAGATTCTTTTTAGCATCATCTATTCCCTTTGCAATTGCATCTGTAACTTCATTGGCTTTTCCTAGGCCATAACCCACCACACCATTTCCATCACCTACTACAACTATAGCCGAAAAGCTAAAACGCCGTCCACCTTTAACTACTTTAGCAACTCGTTTGATAGCTACAACCTTTTCTTTCAGGTCTATCTCACTTGCTCTTACAACCCTTAAACTATTTTTTGACATATATTAGAATTTAAGGCCTCCGTTACGGGCTCCTTCAGCTAATGATTTAACTCTTCCGTGATATAAATAACCTGATCTATCAAAAACAACTTCTGTTATCCCTAACTCCTGCGCTTTTGCCGCTAATGTACTTCCTACTGTAGCTGATATCTCAATTTTTGAACCTGCTCCATTTTCTAAAGATGGCGAAGCAACATAAACTAGAGTTCTTCCTGCTTGATCATCTATAAGCTGGGCATAAATGGCTTTGTTACTTCTAAAAACAGACAAACGAGGCTTTGTAGCTGTGCCAGAAATTTTATTTCTGATGCTCCGTCTTATTCTTAATCTTCTTTCTGATTTTTGAACTGACATCTTATATTTTATTTAGAGGCTGTTTTACCAGCTTTTCTTCTAACATTTTCCCCAACAAAGCGAATACCTTTTCCTTTATAAGGTTCAACCTTGCGTAAAGAACGAATCTTCGCAGCTACTTGCCCGATTAATTGCTTATCGATACTTTCTAATATAATTACAGGAGCTTTACCTTTCTCTGTAATCGCACTTGCAGATACTTCTTTAGGTAATGCTAGAAATATATTATGAGAATAACCTAATGATAATTCTAAAGTATTATTAGCGGCAGTTGCTTTAAAACCAACACCAACAAGTTCTAATTGTTCTTTAAACCCTTCGCTAACTCCAATGATCATATTGTTGATAAGGGATCTATAAAGACCATGTAATGCTTTATGACGCTTTTGCTCTGTTGGTCTTCCTACAATAAGTTTTCCATCCTCTTTCGTCAATAATAAATCGCGGTCCACTTGAGTTTCTAAAGCTCCTTTTGGACCTTTAACCTTTACCAAGTTATTGGACTCAAGTATTATCTCAACATTCGCAGGAAGGGCAATTGGTAACTTTCCAATACGTGACATACTTCTTAATAATTAATATACGTAGCAAAGAACTTCGCCACCAATGTTCAGACCTTTTGCTTCTTTTTCAGTCATTACCCCTTTAGAAGTAGATAGAATAGCTACTCCCAAACCGTTTAGAACCCGTGGTAAATTGCCAAAATGTACATACTTACGTAGTCCTGGTTTACTGATTCTTTCCAGTTTAACAATTGCAGATTGTTTTGTATTTGGATTATACTTTAAAGCAATCTTAATAGTACCCTGTATTAAAGAATCATCAAAACGATAGCTTTGAATATATCCTTTTTCGTGTAATACACGGGTTATTTCTTTTTTTATCTTGCTAGATGGAATTTCAACTATCCGGTGATTTGCTTTTATGGCATTACGCACCCTAGTTAAATAATCTGCAATAGGATCTGTATTC
Proteins encoded in this region:
- the ykgO gene encoding type B 50S ribosomal protein L36, translated to MKVKASVKKRSEDCKVIRRKGKLYVINKKNPRYKQRQG
- the infA gene encoding translation initiation factor IF-1, which produces MAKQSSIEQDGTIVEALSNAMFRVELENGHQVISHISGKMRMHYIKILPGDKVKIEMSPYDLSKGRIVYRYK
- the map gene encoding type I methionyl aminopeptidase gives rise to the protein MIYYKTEEEIQVLREGAEILGKAHGEVAKLIREGISTKELDKRAEEFILDNHGKPSFKGYNGFEASLCISVNSVVVHGIPSKYELKSGDIVSVDCGVFFKGYHTDSAYTHPVGEVSAGIKKLLATTKESLYLGIEKATAGNRLGDVCSAIQSHIENQKFSVVRELVGHGIGKSLHEAPEVPNYGKRGSGIKLQEGLVIAIEPMVNLGTKSIVQENDGWTIRTKDNFPSAHFEHTIVVRKEQAEILTTFKYIDKEEI
- the secY gene encoding preprotein translocase subunit SecY, giving the protein MKKFITTIKNIFAIEDLRTRILNTLGFIAIFRLGSYVVLPGIDSSKLQSNSEGIFGLLDTLLGGAFSNASIFALGIMPYISASIVLQLLTIAVPYFQKLQKEGESGRKKINQYTRVLTIAITGAQSIGFIATINAEAIAVSNITFTISSVIILTAGTMFCMWLGEKITDKGIGNGISMLIMIGIVSRLPSALLQEVLSKRLNGALIIILELFVLYLVVMAVVMLTQAVRRIPVQYAKQIGGTTQYSGQRQFIPLKVNAAGVMPIIFAQSLMFIPALIASIWRDTSETASYIGTTFSDYTSWQYNALFGFLILVFTYFYTAISVNPDQISNDLKRSGGFIPGVKPGLATSEYIGDVLDKVTLPGALFLAIIAIFPAIALLFGVTRDFSAFFGGTSLIIMVGVVLDTLNQIESYLLMRHYDGMMKSGKLKGRSPQNIAMAS
- the rplO gene encoding 50S ribosomal protein L15 — protein: MNLSSLQPAAGSIKDRKRIGRGTGSGRGGTSTRGHKGAKSRSGYSSKVGFEGGQMPLQRRVPKFGFKNFNRVEFTPVNIDVISSLIANNEVKVVDFIFLKTHGLVSKNAKVKVLGRGTFDASIEVQAHAFSQSAIEAIEKAGGKTVVVI
- the rpmD gene encoding 50S ribosomal protein L30 gives rise to the protein MAQIKVTQIRSIIDSPEKQKQTIKALGLGKISKSVLVENTPQIAGMIRKVHHLVEVKEL
- the rpsE gene encoding 30S ribosomal protein S5 yields the protein MSKNSLRVVRASEIDLKEKVVAIKRVAKVVKGGRRFSFSAIVVVGDGNGVVGYGLGKANEVTDAIAKGIDDAKKNLVKVPVYHHTVPHSIEGKYSGGFVLVKPAAAGTGVIAGGAMRAVFESAGIRDVLAKSKGSSNPHNVVKATFDALSKMRDPLAVAQQRGVNLSKVFNG
- the rplR gene encoding 50S ribosomal protein L18, coding for MSVQKSERRLRIRRSIRNKISGTATKPRLSVFRSNKAIYAQLIDDQAGRTLVYVASPSLENGAGSKIEISATVGSTLAAKAQELGITEVVFDRSGYLYHGRVKSLAEGARNGGLKF
- the rplF gene encoding 50S ribosomal protein L6 codes for the protein MSRIGKLPIALPANVEIILESNNLVKVKGPKGALETQVDRDLLLTKEDGKLIVGRPTEQKRHKALHGLYRSLINNMIIGVSEGFKEQLELVGVGFKATAANNTLELSLGYSHNIFLALPKEVSASAITEKGKAPVIILESIDKQLIGQVAAKIRSLRKVEPYKGKGIRFVGENVRRKAGKTASK
- the rpsH gene encoding 30S ribosomal protein S8, which gives rise to MNTDPIADYLTRVRNAIKANHRIVEIPSSKIKKEITRVLHEKGYIQSYRFDDSLIQGTIKIALKYNPNTKQSAIVKLERISKPGLRKYVHFGNLPRVLNGLGVAILSTSKGVMTEKEAKGLNIGGEVLCYVY